The Aestuariibaculum lutulentum genome segment CTTGAAATTATAGGTGCTTTTTTCATTTACTATTCTATTTTAGATGTTAGCACCATAACTAACAAGTTTTTCTTTTCGGTATTCCACTCAATTTCCGCATTTTGTAATGCCGGATTCTCTATATTTTCATCAGGATTATTCGACCAAAGCATCCGTTTTAATTATGCTTTTCAATGGGTTATCATGGTATTAATTGTGTTTGGAGGTTTAGGCCATAATATCGTTTTCAACTTTGTGCAATACATAAAAACTTATGTTCTGGAGTTATTCAGTAAAAAGCGCATTCACAAACGTATTCCGGTAATTACCCTGAATACTAAAATTGTAATTTACACAACCTTCATTTTACTTATAGGCGGTGCAGGTTTTCTGTTTATTTCAGAATTTAATAACACCCTATTAGACCACACCTCAACATTTGGTAAGTTTACAAATGTAGCTTTTGGGTCGGTTACCCCAAGAACAGCCGGATTTAATGTTATTGATTACTCAGCGATGACAGTGCCCTCATTACTTTTAGTTATCTTTTTAATGTGGATTGGAGCTTCGCCAGCATCTACCGGTGGTGGTATAAAAACCAGTACCTTTGCCATTGCTACGCTAAACATTATTGCCATAGCAAGAGGGAAAAGTAGAATTGAACTTTTTGGAAGACGCCTTACCGCAGAAACAACCTTAAGGGCGTTTGCCATTTTATGTATTTCGTTAATTGTTATAGGTATTGCTATTATGGCTTTACTCATTTTTGAACCAAAAAACACACCGCTACTAACTGTAGCGTTCGAATGTTTTTCAGCATATAGTACCGTTGGATTGAGTTTGAATTTCACGCCTACTCTTTCAGAACCAAGCAAATACGTCATCATTATTGTGATGTTTGTAGGGCGAATTGGTATGCTCAACTTAATGATTGGTTTACTTCGCCAGTTAAACCATCAGTTTTATGAGTATCCAAAGGAAAATATTTTAATCAACTAGAAACCGTTTCAATCAAAAATAGATACTTATGAAAATAATAATTTTTGGACTCGGAAATTTTGGTACAGCCTTAGCATTAAGCCTTACCGAAACAGGAAATGAAGTTATTGCCATAGACAAGCAAATGGATAAAATTAACCTTGTGAAAGACAAAATTTCACATGCCATTTGTATGGACTCGACTAACGAATTAGCTTACGATGCGGTACCTTTAAAAGATGCCGACAAAGTGGTAGTTGCTATTGGTGAGAACGAAGGTGCTGCGATTATAACCACAGCCATTATTAAAAAACTGAGTACGGTAAAAATCATAAGTCGTGCCTTATCGCCTATTCACGATACG includes the following:
- a CDS encoding TrkH family potassium uptake protein — encoded protein: MKRESLLNNVYRFFDIIVLFFIVFDFGYDFADNFNTPHVLGLLILSGFLLAFNAAKFFVYKYKKSKKVALVNIVIMGSLLLTSLIMTIVYIDYNFHYILQKIKPVLEGGLIAYFFLRLLILVRHIYDVYFNPAIVFVGSFIILALSGAFLLLMPSATQDGITFTNALFTATSAVCVTGLAVVDTSLDFTIVGQTIILVLIQLGGIGILTFTSFFAFFFRGSSSFKEGLNTRDFIAQEGLHDVFKAALHVVVFTLSLEIIGAFFIYYSILDVSTITNKFFFSVFHSISAFCNAGFSIFSSGLFDQSIRFNYAFQWVIMVLIVFGGLGHNIVFNFVQYIKTYVLELFSKKRIHKRIPVITLNTKIVIYTTFILLIGGAGFLFISEFNNTLLDHTSTFGKFTNVAFGSVTPRTAGFNVIDYSAMTVPSLLLVIFLMWIGASPASTGGGIKTSTFAIATLNIIAIARGKSRIELFGRRLTAETTLRAFAILCISLIVIGIAIMALLIFEPKNTPLLTVAFECFSAYSTVGLSLNFTPTLSEPSKYVIIIVMFVGRIGMLNLMIGLLRQLNHQFYEYPKENILIN